The following proteins are co-located in the Halarcobacter sp. genome:
- a CDS encoding DUF2325 domain-containing protein: MSVLIIGGDKIDTIKNILDELGKFSITHWDTRKKSSACRKEIPQNTDYVLMLTDFINHNAMYKYRKEAKKKNIPLICTKRSASSVYCEVCKFLNMNKCKEE, from the coding sequence ATGTCAGTATTAATAATAGGTGGAGACAAGATAGATACTATAAAGAATATTTTAGATGAATTGGGAAAGTTTTCAATCACTCACTGGGATACTAGAAAAAAATCGAGTGCTTGTAGAAAAGAGATTCCTCAAAATACAGACTATGTTCTTATGCTTACTGATTTTATAAATCATAATGCAATGTATAAATATAGAAAAGAAGCGAAAAAGAAAAATATACCTTTAATCTGTACAAAAAGAAGTGCAAGTTCAGTTTATTGTGAAGTATGTAAGTTTTTAAATATGAATAAGTGTAAGGAGGAATAA
- a CDS encoding ATP-binding protein, giving the protein MKNLSIKAKLILLFIVIKVIPLLLIAYIAYEGALKLDNYIQDSTRYLFNQNKEIVINTANKSIEDSIKNLDKKSQLALERLSYEIANNVAQFLYERDSDIKLLSNLDLNQKVLKEFYNSKNRDIIIHNKYIYDDSTNTWVDPIEKEKIKRDKTTADLKDNEREFSYIDPIKYKTKNIPIYKEVSYFDLNGKEIYKVSQIDKKLHNISNKKNTYINSEDYFKEVQNLKKDEIYVSDVIGEYVKTKVIGTFTKEKAQKAKIEFKPEKYAYAGKENPVGKRFEGIIRFVTPVYKNGKKQGYVSLALDHEHIMQFTDTSSPTNINAKQDISDASEGNYTFMWDYKGRNISHPRDYFINGFNKETGKREMPWLSADIAKKYQESGKEINEFLSTYPTFEEQSLKKKPNIKQLVSDGNVGLDCRYLNFAPQCKGWMQVTQNGGFGSFIIYWSKVWKLTTAATIPYYTGKYGDTKRGFGFITLGANVDEFHAAANETKENVKKILNSQTNAMKDIVNENTIQIKEYIKNLINELTLVTFVMIIIIIAVAIWMSNYISKKISNLLIATKKFSNKQLDYQIEISSNDEIGKLEQSFNDMAFQIKALVEDQKALNLHLEEKVDEKTKELQDINHTLEEQIEQRTAYLRETLQRAKKADEAKSVFLANMSHEIRTPLNAIIGFSDVLTQSKNLDSTVVKQLKIIHSSANTLLTIINDILDISKIESGNFEISVEETDIYFISEHVVELFSKRALEKHIKLIFNLDYKIPLCVRTDGVRVRQVLSNLLSNAIKFTPEKGLVTLNIFVLEDSGNDVKIRFEVIDTGIGIPKEKLETIFEPFIQVDNMSNRVYEGTGLGLSICKHIIESLDSTIFIDSVVDEGTKFYFDLSFNTCEATIFETKDYLNKLNFKVLDIKNDTYHYIKRYLNIFGTINSVQEDYILVYPYKNNLELENIREKYKNIPKLILLEYEDDALNITPNIDEQFISLPFYASKVNDSLQELLMKNNTTIIEDSTNNVELQGRVLVAEDNNANQELISYILNSLNIDFELKDNGLKTFEAFKEKRYDLILMDINMPVMDGIESFKAIRKYEEENSLSKIPIIALTANAIKGDKEKFLDLGMNGYLSKPVNTEHLIEVFDKFLKKNLEVQEAEKIDLEDLSLKEKLEFDTNKIMTQLGISESIVNMIIDKFKKDIKKDMKELESYVFESNFNEVSQKAHYIKNSALNVCLDEVCEILEKLESEKSDKEELHKLVKQLKTKIDSYL; this is encoded by the coding sequence ATGAAAAATCTATCAATAAAAGCAAAATTAATTCTTCTTTTTATAGTTATAAAGGTTATCCCTCTTCTTTTAATCGCTTATATAGCCTATGAAGGTGCATTAAAACTTGATAATTATATTCAAGACAGTACAAGGTATCTTTTTAATCAAAATAAAGAGATAGTAATAAATACTGCAAATAAATCTATTGAAGATAGTATAAAAAATCTAGATAAAAAATCACAATTAGCTTTAGAAAGATTATCTTATGAAATAGCAAATAATGTTGCACAATTTTTATATGAAAGAGATAGTGATATTAAACTACTTTCAAATTTAGATTTAAATCAAAAGGTATTAAAAGAGTTTTATAATAGTAAAAATAGAGATATTATAATTCATAACAAATATATTTATGATGATAGTACTAATACATGGGTAGACCCAATAGAAAAAGAAAAAATAAAAAGAGATAAAACTACAGCTGATTTAAAAGATAATGAAAGAGAATTTAGTTATATAGACCCAATAAAATATAAAACAAAAAATATCCCTATCTATAAAGAAGTTTCATATTTTGACCTAAATGGAAAAGAGATATATAAAGTATCTCAGATTGATAAAAAACTTCATAATATTTCAAATAAAAAAAATACTTATATCAATTCAGAAGATTATTTTAAAGAGGTTCAAAACCTAAAAAAAGATGAAATCTATGTATCCGATGTAATTGGAGAATATGTCAAAACAAAAGTAATAGGAACTTTTACTAAAGAGAAAGCCCAAAAAGCAAAAATAGAGTTTAAACCTGAAAAATATGCATACGCAGGAAAAGAGAATCCTGTAGGAAAAAGATTTGAGGGTATTATTAGATTTGTTACTCCTGTATATAAAAATGGTAAAAAACAAGGGTATGTTTCTTTAGCTTTAGATCATGAACATATTATGCAATTCACAGATACATCAAGTCCTACAAATATTAATGCAAAACAAGATATTTCTGATGCAAGTGAGGGTAACTATACTTTTATGTGGGATTATAAAGGTAGAAATATTTCCCATCCAAGAGATTATTTTATTAATGGTTTTAATAAAGAAACAGGAAAAAGAGAGATGCCTTGGTTAAGTGCAGATATTGCGAAAAAATACCAAGAGTCTGGAAAAGAGATAAATGAGTTTTTATCAACATATCCAACTTTTGAGGAACAAAGTTTAAAGAAAAAACCAAATATAAAACAATTAGTATCTGATGGTAATGTAGGCTTAGACTGTAGATATTTGAATTTTGCACCTCAGTGCAAAGGTTGGATGCAAGTAACACAAAATGGTGGATTTGGATCTTTTATTATTTATTGGAGTAAAGTATGGAAGTTAACTACTGCTGCTACTATTCCATATTATACAGGTAAATATGGAGATACTAAAAGAGGATTTGGATTTATCACTTTAGGGGCAAATGTTGATGAATTTCATGCTGCAGCAAATGAGACAAAAGAGAATGTAAAAAAGATTTTAAATAGTCAAACAAACGCAATGAAAGATATTGTTAATGAAAATACTATACAAATAAAAGAGTATATAAAAAATTTAATAAATGAACTAACACTTGTAACTTTTGTAATGATTATTATCATTATTGCAGTGGCTATTTGGATGTCAAATTATATTAGTAAAAAAATATCTAATCTATTAATAGCAACAAAAAAATTCTCGAATAAACAGTTAGATTACCAAATAGAAATATCTTCAAATGATGAGATTGGAAAGCTTGAACAATCTTTTAATGATATGGCTTTTCAAATTAAAGCTTTAGTTGAAGACCAAAAAGCTTTAAATTTACATTTGGAAGAGAAAGTTGATGAAAAAACAAAAGAGTTACAAGATATTAATCATACTCTTGAAGAACAAATAGAACAAAGAACAGCTTATTTAAGAGAGACTTTACAAAGAGCAAAAAAAGCTGATGAAGCAAAATCAGTATTTTTAGCTAATATGTCTCATGAAATTCGTACACCGTTAAATGCAATTATTGGTTTTTCAGATGTATTAACACAAAGTAAAAACTTGGATTCAACTGTTGTAAAACAATTAAAAATAATACATTCAAGTGCTAATACTTTACTTACAATTATAAATGACATACTTGATATTTCTAAAATTGAAAGTGGAAATTTTGAAATTAGTGTAGAGGAAACAGATATATATTTTATTAGTGAACATGTTGTTGAACTGTTTTCAAAAAGAGCTTTAGAAAAGCATATTAAACTGATATTTAATTTAGATTATAAAATCCCTTTATGTGTTAGAACAGATGGGGTTAGAGTAAGACAAGTTTTATCCAATCTTTTAAGTAATGCCATAAAATTTACTCCTGAAAAAGGATTAGTTACACTAAATATTTTTGTTTTAGAAGATAGTGGAAATGATGTAAAAATTAGATTTGAGGTTATTGATACAGGTATTGGAATACCAAAAGAAAAACTAGAAACTATATTTGAACCTTTTATACAAGTAGACAATATGTCAAATAGAGTATATGAGGGTACAGGTTTAGGTCTTAGTATTTGTAAACATATTATCGAGTCTCTTGATTCAACAATTTTTATTGATAGTGTAGTTGATGAAGGGACAAAGTTCTACTTTGATCTATCTTTTAATACTTGTGAAGCTACAATTTTTGAAACGAAAGATTACCTAAATAAACTGAATTTTAAAGTTTTAGATATTAAAAATGATACTTACCATTATATAAAAAGATATTTGAATATCTTTGGAACTATTAATAGTGTTCAAGAGGATTATATTTTAGTTTATCCTTATAAAAATAACTTAGAACTTGAAAATATAAGAGAAAAATATAAAAATATTCCAAAATTGATTTTGTTGGAATATGAAGATGATGCTTTAAATATAACACCAAATATTGATGAACAATTTATCTCTTTACCTTTTTATGCTTCAAAAGTAAATGATAGTTTACAAGAGTTGTTAATGAAAAATAATACGACTATTATAGAAGATTCTACAAATAATGTAGAATTACAAGGAAGAGTATTAGTTGCAGAAGATAATAATGCAAATCAAGAATTGATTTCGTATATATTAAATAGTTTAAATATTGATTTTGAACTTAAAGATAATGGACTAAAAACTTTTGAAGCTTTTAAAGAAAAGAGATATGATTTAATTTTGATGGATATAAATATGCCAGTTATGGATGGTATTGAATCTTTCAAAGCAATAAGAAAATATGAAGAAGAAAATAGTTTATCTAAGATACCAATTATTGCCCTTACTGCAAATGCAATTAAAGGGGATAAAGAAAAATTTTTAGATCTAGGTATGAATGGCTATTTAAGTAAACCGGTAAATACTGAACATTTAATTGAGGTATTTGATAAGTTTTTAAAAAAGAACCTAGAAGTTCAAGAGGCAGAAAAAATAGATTTAGAAGACTTATCTTTAAAAGAAAAATTGGAGTTTGATACAAATAAGATTATGACTCAATTAGGTATTAGTGAATCTATCGTAAATATGATTATTGATAAATTCAAAAAAGATATAAAAAAAGATATGAAAGAACTAGAATCTTATGTCTTTGAATCAAACTTTAATGAAGTGTCTCAAAAAGCTCATTATATTAAAAACTCTGCTTTAAATGTATGTTTAGATGAGGTTTGTGAAATCTTAGAGAAATTAGAGTCAGAAAAATCTGATAAAGAAGAGCTACATAAGCTAGTTAAACAATTAAAAACAAAAATTGATAGTTATTTATAA
- a CDS encoding DNA polymerase IV, whose product MFLHLDLDCFFVSAHRTLDNSLKNIPVAVGGRSNLNIFSTKKEVRKISENNGAFVSTILTNEGEKTFNDYFVDENGKIRGIITTSSYEAREFGVKTAMSVNEALKLCPNLKMISPNYPLYHELSQKLYKLLSYEIPLVEQFSIDEFFGDVRGYIGEEEVVEFAYYLKEKILKELKLPISIGIAHSKYLAKLITEYAKPDGVRYIKKEDMDEFLKDIPIKEFPGIGKGYQQKLQGYGIKTLGDIKNKKNLFYSWKKPGIDLYNRVCGINDTQLIQQRDKKSIGIGRTFDPIYDRQELLRRVIILSRYLCFIVKKSDVNPLTYAIKIKYESNTKSKNYVNVNRIFNESDFKAKMKTLFLENDIHPTHSVVQLNLTVSNFSKPKEFTYNIFEYEEDIKKRELTNKLQSLRDKYGVDIIKTASELKEKLTNKDDIIKKR is encoded by the coding sequence ATGTTTTTACACTTAGATTTAGATTGCTTTTTTGTATCAGCCCATAGAACTTTAGATAATAGTTTAAAAAATATTCCAGTTGCGGTTGGAGGAAGAAGTAATTTAAATATTTTTTCAACGAAAAAAGAGGTTCGTAAAATTAGTGAAAATAATGGTGCTTTTGTAAGTACTATATTAACAAATGAGGGTGAAAAAACTTTTAATGATTATTTTGTAGATGAAAATGGAAAAATAAGAGGAATAATCACAACTTCATCTTATGAGGCAAGAGAGTTTGGAGTTAAAACTGCAATGAGTGTTAACGAAGCTTTAAAACTTTGTCCCAATCTTAAAATGATTTCCCCAAATTATCCATTGTATCATGAACTTTCTCAAAAACTATATAAACTCTTATCTTATGAAATCCCTTTAGTAGAACAATTTTCAATAGATGAATTTTTTGGTGACGTAAGAGGGTATATAGGTGAGGAAGAGGTTGTAGAGTTTGCATATTATTTAAAAGAAAAGATTTTAAAAGAGTTAAAACTTCCTATTTCAATTGGAATTGCCCATTCAAAATATTTAGCAAAATTGATAACTGAATATGCAAAGCCTGATGGTGTAAGATATATAAAAAAAGAGGATATGGACGAATTTCTAAAAGATATCCCTATAAAAGAGTTTCCTGGCATTGGAAAAGGATATCAGCAGAAACTTCAAGGTTATGGAATAAAAACTCTAGGAGATATAAAAAATAAAAAAAATCTGTTTTATTCATGGAAAAAACCAGGAATAGATTTATACAATAGAGTTTGTGGAATAAATGATACTCAACTTATACAGCAAAGAGATAAAAAATCAATAGGTATAGGTAGAACTTTTGATCCGATTTATGATAGGCAGGAGTTATTAAGAAGAGTAATAATCTTATCAAGATATTTATGTTTTATAGTTAAAAAAAGTGATGTAAACCCTTTAACATATGCTATAAAAATAAAATATGAATCAAATACAAAATCTAAAAACTATGTAAATGTTAATAGGATTTTTAATGAGAGTGATTTTAAAGCAAAGATGAAAACACTTTTTCTTGAAAATGATATACATCCAACTCATAGTGTAGTTCAGTTGAACCTTACTGTTTCAAATTTTTCAAAACCAAAAGAGTTTACATACAATATATTTGAGTATGAAGAGGATATTAAAAAGAGAGAACTTACTAATAAATTACAATCTTTAAGGGATAAGTATGGAGTTGATATAATTAAAACAGCATCAGAATTGAAAGAGAAGTTAACAAATAAAGATGATATAATAAAGAAAAGGTAG
- a CDS encoding mechanosensitive ion channel domain-containing protein — MQNFFKFFIFFIFIPSYLFSAQTLFTGNIEKAKEEIQTTQEKINEQSIDQKVNEQIKIAQDVIKNINEEVYLLKEFQNKDYNTRINYLENRINLNQKEDNNLAIKRDEIELQLLRQQALYESTLKDLVDARKSFKDKEYFIQVLDNNIEYLLKNSFEKFRMFYEEEKNNDNRISKELTENYLKLLNQYIQQLFTLRYLKDNINQYRTTNFFIDNFNLQYIISTIDSYKFISSLSKFTSYHFKITIGEIVIVLLVLLFFKLFVTKVISIFISLLNKIFIEKYRDEDDEEEENKEILEYIENSIRKPLVIALYTLSIHISLYILVKDTLLLNKVVPWINTFYIALLTWAIYALLSNSITSFAQHLVEKYPNVRREMIVFILRILKVIFILLVILFLFTQLGIDIKAIAASLGVGGIAIALASKDTLANFFGSLNIMSDNSFSQGDWILANDVEGTIVDIRMRTTRIRTFDNAMITIPNSELANTHIKNYSKRRIGRRIKMTLNITYESSIEDIYNLKKDIYEMLINHAGIASERTIKERRTRRFEAIKREDLNGVKRNLMVYIDEYGSSSINIFIYCFSRSPDWEDWLEVKEDLIIKINKLVKENNCDFAYPTQTLFMKND; from the coding sequence ATGCAGAATTTTTTTAAATTTTTTATCTTTTTTATTTTTATACCTTCTTATCTATTTTCAGCGCAAACACTTTTTACTGGAAATATAGAAAAAGCAAAAGAAGAGATACAAACTACTCAAGAAAAGATTAATGAACAATCTATTGATCAAAAAGTAAATGAACAAATTAAAATAGCCCAAGATGTTATTAAAAATATAAATGAAGAAGTCTATTTACTAAAAGAGTTTCAAAATAAAGATTATAATACAAGAATTAATTATCTTGAAAATAGAATTAATTTAAATCAAAAAGAGGATAATAATCTTGCAATCAAAAGAGATGAGATTGAATTACAACTTTTAAGACAACAAGCTCTTTATGAATCAACACTTAAAGATTTAGTTGACGCAAGAAAATCTTTTAAAGATAAAGAATACTTTATTCAGGTTTTAGACAATAACATTGAATATCTTTTAAAAAATAGTTTTGAAAAGTTTCGAATGTTTTATGAAGAAGAAAAAAACAATGATAATAGAATATCAAAAGAGTTAACAGAAAACTATTTAAAACTATTAAATCAATATATTCAACAACTATTTACATTAAGATACTTAAAAGATAATATAAATCAATACAGAACAACAAACTTTTTTATAGATAACTTTAACCTTCAATATATAATATCAACCATAGATTCTTATAAATTCATCTCTTCTTTATCAAAATTTACCTCTTATCATTTTAAAATAACTATTGGAGAAATAGTAATTGTTTTATTAGTTTTACTATTTTTCAAACTTTTTGTTACAAAAGTCATTTCTATATTCATATCTTTATTAAATAAGATTTTTATTGAAAAATATAGAGATGAAGATGACGAAGAGGAAGAGAATAAAGAGATTTTAGAATATATAGAAAACTCTATTAGGAAACCTCTTGTTATTGCACTTTATACCTTATCTATACATATTTCATTGTATATTTTGGTAAAAGACACTCTTTTATTAAATAAAGTTGTACCATGGATAAATACTTTTTACATAGCTCTTTTAACTTGGGCTATTTATGCTTTACTTTCAAATAGTATTACAAGCTTTGCCCAACATCTAGTTGAAAAATATCCAAATGTAAGAAGAGAGATGATTGTCTTTATTCTTAGAATATTAAAAGTTATATTTATACTTTTAGTTATACTGTTTCTTTTTACTCAATTAGGAATTGATATAAAAGCAATCGCAGCATCTCTTGGGGTTGGGGGTATTGCTATAGCTTTAGCTTCAAAAGATACACTAGCAAACTTTTTTGGCTCTTTAAATATTATGAGTGATAATTCATTTTCACAAGGGGATTGGATACTTGCTAATGATGTAGAGGGTACAATTGTGGATATTAGAATGAGAACAACAAGAATAAGAACATTTGACAATGCAATGATAACTATTCCTAACTCTGAACTTGCAAATACACATATAAAAAACTATTCAAAAAGAAGAATAGGTAGAAGAATCAAAATGACTCTTAATATAACATATGAAAGTTCAATTGAGGATATCTATAATCTTAAAAAAGATATTTATGAAATGTTAATTAATCACGCAGGAATTGCCAGTGAAAGAACTATAAAAGAAAGAAGAACAAGAAGATTTGAAGCAATTAAAAGAGAAGATTTAAATGGAGTAAAAAGAAACCTTATGGTTTATATAGATGAATATGGTTCAAGCTCTATAAATATTTTCATCTATTGTTTTTCAAGAAGTCCAGACTGGGAAGATTGGCTAGAGGTAAAAGAGGATTTGATTATAAAAATAAATAAATTAGTAAAAGAAAATAATTGTGATTTTGCATATCCTACACAAACACTATTTATGAAAAATGATTAA
- a CDS encoding flavodoxin: MKAIFYASSTGNTEFVSKMIKKRLEDFELIDIASDGISKMEQCDSIIIGVSTWGEGDLQDDWDDCYDELQEIDFSNKKIALFGLGDQESYGDEFVNAMGTIYDVVSKDGNEVVGFTSTDEYDFEESTAVRNGQFVGLVIDEDNQSSLTKKRVDDWCEEISGKL; encoded by the coding sequence ATGAAAGCTATTTTTTATGCAAGTAGTACAGGAAATACTGAATTTGTATCAAAAATGATAAAAAAAAGATTGGAAGATTTTGAGTTAATAGATATTGCATCTGATGGAATATCTAAAATGGAGCAATGTGATTCTATAATCATAGGTGTATCAACTTGGGGTGAGGGTGATTTACAAGATGATTGGGATGATTGTTATGACGAGTTGCAAGAGATTGATTTTTCAAATAAAAAGATTGCATTATTTGGTTTAGGTGATCAAGAAAGTTACGGCGATGAATTTGTAAATGCTATGGGAACAATATATGATGTAGTTTCTAAAGATGGAAATGAAGTTGTAGGTTTCACTTCAACTGATGAGTATGATTTTGAAGAATCAACAGCAGTTAGAAATGGTCAGTTTGTTGGACTTGTAATTGATGAAGATAATCAATCATCTTTAACAAAGAAAAGAGTTGATGATTGGTGTGAAGAGATTTCAGGGAAGTTGTAA
- a CDS encoding PAS domain S-box protein, whose translation MKDKMDIKFENLEQDYKFLFEHSRVGIIYLDEEGNFFKVNNKFCEILAYTKEELLKSNFSDITYKDDKGKSLVLYNKTQQKENNSYTLEKRYVRKDRKIIWVEIFINHIFDGNGKFLYTLGFVTDISKRKNIQDTILEQTKTMQLYLDIVDVAIVVVNKQGNITLVNRKTCEILDYEEHSILGKNWFNNFVGKKDRQKEIFDFVNSINNKEDISEKIQYNVICSDNKERTILWRRRYIYDDKKTISGMISSGEDITELLKLEDDKKRNEKLLFHQAKLASMGEMLRNIAHQWRQPLSTISTAASGIKIQKEMGILSDEDFNLGMTAIVNMTQYLSQTINEFQNFFKTDEINRKFSNKELFFKIENFILNSFKSSNIELRIKSDMDFNIEGPFNELIKVIVTILNNAKDAFVGKDLNNKVVFLESHIEEKFYTIFIKDNAGGIDENVLDKIFEPYFTTKHQSLGTGIGLFMVKDVIENRFQGKLEVFNEEISYKTDLRKGAVFKISIPKN comes from the coding sequence TTGAAAGATAAAATGGATATAAAATTTGAAAATTTAGAACAAGATTATAAGTTTCTTTTTGAACATTCACGAGTAGGGATTATTTATTTAGATGAAGAGGGTAATTTCTTTAAAGTAAATAATAAATTTTGTGAAATATTAGCTTATACTAAAGAGGAACTTCTTAAATCAAATTTTTCAGATATTACTTATAAAGATGATAAGGGTAAAAGTTTAGTCTTATACAATAAAACTCAACAAAAAGAAAATAATAGTTACACTTTAGAAAAAAGATATGTACGAAAAGATAGAAAAATTATCTGGGTAGAAATTTTTATAAATCATATTTTTGATGGTAATGGAAAATTTCTATATACTTTGGGGTTTGTAACTGATATCTCAAAAAGAAAAAATATTCAAGATACTATTTTAGAGCAAACAAAAACTATGCAGTTATATTTAGATATAGTTGATGTTGCTATTGTTGTTGTAAATAAACAAGGTAATATCACTTTAGTTAATAGAAAAACCTGTGAGATTTTAGATTATGAAGAGCATTCTATTTTAGGAAAGAATTGGTTTAATAATTTTGTTGGAAAAAAAGATAGACAAAAAGAGATATTTGATTTTGTAAATTCAATTAACAATAAAGAAGATATCTCTGAAAAGATTCAATATAATGTTATTTGTTCAGATAATAAAGAAAGAACAATTCTTTGGAGAAGAAGATATATATATGATGATAAAAAAACAATTTCCGGTATGATATCTTCAGGTGAAGATATTACAGAGCTATTAAAACTTGAGGATGATAAAAAAAGAAATGAAAAACTTCTATTTCATCAAGCAAAACTTGCATCTATGGGTGAGATGTTAAGAAATATTGCACATCAGTGGAGACAACCTTTAAGTACTATATCAACTGCTGCCTCAGGAATAAAAATACAAAAAGAGATGGGTATTTTAAGTGATGAAGATTTTAATTTAGGTATGACTGCAATTGTAAATATGACACAATACTTATCTCAAACAATAAATGAGTTTCAAAATTTTTTTAAAACAGATGAAATAAATAGAAAATTTTCAAATAAAGAACTTTTTTTTAAAATTGAAAACTTTATACTAAATAGTTTTAAATCCTCAAATATTGAATTAAGAATTAAAAGTGATATGGACTTTAATATAGAAGGACCTTTCAATGAATTAATTAAAGTTATTGTTACTATATTAAATAATGCAAAAGATGCTTTTGTAGGTAAAGACTTAAATAATAAAGTTGTTTTTTTAGAGAGTCATATTGAAGAAAAATTCTATACAATTTTTATAAAAGATAATGCAGGTGGAATAGATGAAAATGTTTTAGATAAAATTTTTGAGCCATATTTTACTACTAAACATCAAAGTTTAGGCACTGGCATTGGATTATTTATGGTTAAGGATGTAATTGAAAATAGATTTCAAGGAAAACTTGAAGTCTTCAATGAAGAGATAAGTTATAAAACAGACCTTAGAAAAGGTGCTGTTTTTAAAATAAGTATACCTAAAAATTAA